A single genomic interval of uncultured Desulfobacter sp. harbors:
- a CDS encoding cereblon family protein gives MTVELICKKADRQAQEKGTSEVQPDIEPVILCKNCNAFVTKPEFAVHSEHGFSQTFANPAGYVFEIGCFATAPGCGEGSAPSNEFSWYPGYEWCIGICRNCAVQLGWVFLPVRQGRGSKFYGLVLDHLIFP, from the coding sequence ATGACGGTAGAATTAATTTGTAAAAAAGCAGACCGGCAAGCACAGGAAAAAGGTACATCTGAGGTTCAACCTGATATAGAACCGGTCATTTTGTGCAAAAATTGCAACGCATTTGTGACAAAACCGGAATTTGCCGTACATAGCGAGCATGGGTTTTCCCAGACCTTTGCTAATCCGGCCGGATATGTATTTGAGATCGGTTGTTTTGCCACAGCGCCGGGGTGTGGTGAAGGATCAGCGCCGTCCAACGAGTTTTCATGGTATCCCGGATATGAGTGGTGTATTGGCATATGCCGCAATTGTGCCGTCCAGCTTGGATGGGTTTTCCTGCCGGTCCGACAAGGCCGGGGTTCAAAATTTTATGGGCTGGTTTTGGACCATCTTATTTTTCCATAA
- a CDS encoding hydrogenase iron-sulfur subunit yields the protein MDNFEPEIVAFCCHYCAYTAADMAGTKRISYPSNVKIIRVPCTGKVDAIHLLKALEKGADGVYIAACLEGDCHFKDGNLRAVAHVEKIKKTLEDLGWEPERVAMMNFSAAMGQQFAQAAEEFTEKIKAIGPNPACQAAS from the coding sequence ATGGATAATTTTGAACCGGAAATCGTTGCCTTTTGCTGTCATTATTGTGCATATACCGCAGCAGATATGGCCGGCACCAAGCGGATTTCATATCCGTCCAATGTAAAAATCATACGGGTTCCCTGCACAGGCAAAGTGGATGCCATCCACCTGTTGAAAGCCCTTGAAAAAGGGGCTGACGGTGTATATATAGCGGCTTGTCTGGAAGGGGACTGTCATTTTAAAGACGGTAATCTGCGTGCAGTAGCCCATGTGGAAAAGATCAAAAAAACCCTGGAAGATCTGGGTTGGGAGCCCGAACGTGTGGCCATGATGAACTTTTCCGCAGCTATGGGGCAACAGTTTGCCCAGGCGGCCGAAGAATTTACAGAAAAGATTAAAGCTATAGGGCCAAACCCGGCCTGTCAGGCCGCAAGTTAG
- a CDS encoding FAD-dependent oxidoreductase, which yields MQKIKQDEKRVLVIGGGVGGIKAALDLSESRKKVLLIDSDYAIGGLMTQLDRTFPTNNCDLCTVSPHLSAKSREKFLEVSTMTELTSLSGEAGDFTATLKTAPRYIDIDKCTACGECLKKFPEAVRFTPGLDPRAPTCMRYPQATPYAYSIDMEKIDDVEALKAVCKAGAIVPDDSEQEIQVNVASVVLSVGADLFDPSVLDNYGGGKFDNVLPGLEYERIMSASGPFQGNLVRKSDQQRPKKVAWIQCVGSRGINENDVPYCSSVCCMYALKEAIVTKERFGDDIETTIFFMDMRTFGKDYEEYFNRAKEDYGIRLIRCKPHTVIELPDKSLEITYAREELSAMEKEEFDMVVLSTGFRPSRKTIELAGTLGIDLNEHNFAKSGTIDPVTTSKDGVYVCGVFESPKDIPETMVQASAAASIAGAALESEEWVDESATLYPPQRDVDGEDPKIGFFIVDSDGEIAQALDIDKIIENAKANTDVAVAEAFQLSCSFESMEKIEGLIKEHNLNRVVIGSGSPRIQETMFQDMLRRAGLNAYLLEVVNLRDQNAWVHNDAPAKSLEKAFKLVQMGISGVRKAKPLTENMLPTSQNALVVGGGVTGMTSALELADQGTLTYLVEKAPVLGGQALNLSQTIEGDDVAAFVKDLVDKVSTHENIKVFTDTVVAEHAGVPGNFTTGIETGGGNACEQIDHGVTILATGAKPNRPAVYGLGELDNVMTQLDLDGILENDESKIKAMEQVVMIQCAGSREADNPNCSRICCQAAVKNALRLLDVNPDIEVFVLYRDIRTYGFWEDYYKTARDKGVKFIRFDLENRPVVREEAGKTIVRAHDFILGQDIEIEADCVALSTGFVADADTNNKLCSLFNLPKTEDGFFLEDHVKLKPVDMALHGFFLAGTAHSPKVIRESITQAHAVAGRARTMLANKEVTLGAAYATVDPVLCAVCLICVRACPYDVPFINNERHSEIDPAKCRGCGICAAECPAKAIQLRAWEDDQIMAKLDGLFER from the coding sequence ATGCAAAAAATTAAACAAGACGAAAAACGCGTGCTCGTCATTGGCGGTGGCGTTGGCGGCATCAAGGCGGCCCTTGATCTTTCCGAGTCCCGGAAAAAGGTCCTGCTCATTGATTCCGACTATGCCATTGGTGGATTAATGACCCAGCTGGACCGCACTTTTCCAACCAATAATTGCGATTTATGTACAGTGTCTCCCCATCTGTCCGCAAAATCCAGGGAAAAGTTTCTTGAGGTCAGCACAATGACAGAGCTAACCAGCCTGTCCGGAGAGGCCGGTGATTTTACGGCCACATTGAAAACCGCTCCCCGGTACATTGACATTGACAAATGTACAGCCTGTGGTGAGTGTCTGAAAAAATTTCCAGAAGCCGTTCGGTTTACCCCGGGGCTTGATCCCAGGGCGCCTACGTGTATGCGGTATCCCCAGGCTACACCCTATGCCTATTCCATTGATATGGAAAAGATAGATGATGTCGAGGCGCTTAAGGCTGTCTGCAAAGCTGGGGCCATTGTACCCGATGACAGTGAGCAGGAAATCCAGGTCAATGTCGCATCTGTTGTCCTAAGCGTGGGCGCAGATCTGTTTGATCCAAGTGTTCTGGATAATTACGGCGGCGGTAAATTTGACAATGTGCTTCCCGGTCTTGAATATGAACGGATTATGTCCGCATCCGGGCCTTTCCAGGGCAATCTGGTACGAAAGTCAGACCAGCAGCGGCCTAAAAAAGTTGCCTGGATACAGTGTGTGGGATCCAGGGGCATTAACGAAAATGATGTTCCCTATTGCTCAAGTGTATGCTGCATGTACGCCCTTAAAGAGGCCATTGTTACCAAGGAGCGTTTTGGTGATGATATTGAAACCACCATTTTCTTTATGGACATGCGGACTTTTGGTAAGGACTACGAGGAGTACTTCAATCGTGCCAAGGAAGATTACGGTATCCGTCTAATCCGTTGCAAGCCCCATACCGTCATTGAACTGCCTGATAAATCGCTCGAGATCACCTATGCCAGAGAAGAGCTGTCAGCCATGGAAAAAGAGGAATTTGACATGGTTGTGCTCTCCACCGGTTTCAGACCCAGCCGGAAAACCATTGAGCTGGCCGGGACACTCGGCATTGATTTAAACGAACACAATTTTGCCAAATCCGGCACCATTGATCCTGTGACAACCTCTAAAGACGGTGTGTATGTTTGCGGTGTTTTTGAAAGCCCCAAAGATATTCCTGAAACCATGGTTCAGGCGTCAGCTGCAGCTTCCATAGCAGGCGCGGCCTTGGAAAGTGAGGAATGGGTTGATGAATCCGCTACCCTTTATCCGCCCCAAAGAGATGTTGACGGCGAAGATCCCAAAATCGGTTTCTTTATTGTTGACAGTGACGGAGAAATCGCTCAGGCCCTGGATATTGATAAAATTATAGAAAATGCCAAAGCCAATACTGACGTGGCCGTGGCAGAGGCGTTTCAACTGAGCTGCTCCTTTGAGTCCATGGAAAAGATTGAAGGCCTGATCAAGGAACACAATTTGAATCGCGTGGTCATTGGTTCCGGTTCCCCAAGGATTCAGGAGACAATGTTCCAGGACATGCTCAGACGTGCAGGGCTCAACGCCTACCTGCTTGAGGTTGTTAACTTAAGAGACCAGAATGCCTGGGTGCACAATGACGCTCCGGCCAAATCCCTTGAAAAAGCATTTAAGCTGGTTCAGATGGGTATATCCGGTGTCAGAAAAGCAAAACCCCTGACTGAAAATATGCTTCCCACAAGCCAGAATGCCCTTGTTGTGGGTGGTGGGGTAACCGGTATGACATCTGCCCTTGAACTGGCAGACCAGGGCACGCTCACCTACCTGGTGGAAAAAGCCCCGGTACTGGGCGGCCAGGCATTGAACCTGTCCCAAACCATCGAAGGTGATGATGTGGCAGCCTTTGTCAAGGATCTTGTGGACAAGGTGTCTACCCACGAAAATATCAAGGTCTTTACTGACACAGTCGTTGCAGAACACGCAGGTGTGCCCGGAAATTTTACTACCGGCATCGAAACCGGCGGGGGCAATGCGTGTGAACAGATTGATCACGGCGTCACTATCCTTGCCACAGGCGCAAAGCCCAACCGCCCTGCCGTATATGGCTTAGGCGAACTTGACAATGTCATGACCCAGCTTGATCTTGACGGCATCCTTGAAAATGATGAAAGTAAAATCAAGGCCATGGAACAGGTGGTTATGATCCAATGTGCCGGTTCCAGGGAAGCGGATAACCCCAACTGCTCACGGATCTGCTGCCAGGCAGCCGTTAAAAATGCCCTGCGTCTTCTGGACGTGAACCCTGATATTGAAGTGTTTGTGCTTTACAGGGATATTCGGACTTACGGGTTCTGGGAAGATTATTATAAAACGGCCCGGGATAAAGGTGTGAAGTTTATTCGTTTTGACTTGGAAAACCGTCCGGTTGTCCGGGAAGAAGCGGGTAAGACCATTGTCCGTGCCCATGATTTCATTCTGGGACAAGACATTGAGATTGAAGCCGACTGTGTGGCTTTAAGCACCGGTTTTGTTGCCGACGCGGATACCAACAACAAACTATGCAGCCTGTTCAATCTGCCTAAAACCGAAGACGGTTTTTTCCTGGAAGACCATGTGAAGCTTAAACCCGTTGATATGGCGTTACACGGGTTCTTTTTGGCCGGTACGGCCCACTCTCCCAAGGTGATCCGTGAAAGCATCACCCAGGCCCATGCGGTTGCAGGCAGGGCCAGAACCATGCTGGCAAATAAAGAGGTTACCCTGGGGGCTGCCTATGCCACGGTTGATCCGGTCTTGTGTGCAGTCTGCCTGATTTGTGTTAGAGCCTGTCCTTATGATGTTCCTTTTATAAATAATGAACGGCATTCAGAAATTGATCCGGCCAAGTGCCGCGGCTGCGGAATCTGTGCTGCCGAGTGTCCGGCCAAGGCCATTCAGTTAAGGGCCTGGGAAGATGACCAGATAATGGCTAAACTTGATGGTTTATTTGAGAGGTAA
- a CDS encoding EI24 domain-containing protein — protein MELIAGIQYNIKGVILALRTPSLLILGLIRFLVVLLLALVLSGMVLYWHNDIFSMIWQMPESRWLIWLWHLVSWLLTFFLMAFSMLAAYLISQIFFCVFIMDYMSRITERMVLGQEAQGADISIFGLFLYLIRQEIPRAVVPVLISVVLMIIGLFTPLSLAIIAISSVVAGVFLAWDNTDLVPARRMVPFKERFKFLRKNLFFHIGFGLLFLVPWINILFLSFAPVGATLYYIDKDKKTHDGRINL, from the coding sequence ATGGAATTGATTGCAGGCATTCAATACAATATTAAGGGTGTTATCCTGGCGTTAAGAACACCGTCACTTTTAATCCTCGGACTGATAAGATTTCTAGTGGTCTTACTGTTGGCCCTTGTCTTGTCCGGCATGGTGCTTTACTGGCACAATGACATTTTTTCCATGATATGGCAGATGCCCGAATCCCGGTGGTTGATCTGGTTGTGGCACCTTGTCTCCTGGCTTCTGACGTTTTTTTTGATGGCATTTTCCATGCTGGCCGCCTATCTGATTTCCCAGATTTTTTTCTGTGTTTTTATCATGGATTACATGTCCCGGATTACAGAGCGAATGGTGCTTGGACAGGAAGCCCAGGGAGCCGATATTTCCATATTCGGGTTGTTTTTGTATCTGATTCGCCAGGAAATTCCCAGGGCGGTGGTGCCTGTACTGATATCGGTTGTCCTGATGATTATAGGGTTGTTTACGCCTTTAAGCCTTGCCATTATAGCCATCTCATCGGTGGTGGCAGGGGTTTTTTTGGCTTGGGACAATACGGATCTTGTCCCTGCCAGGCGCATGGTGCCGTTTAAAGAGCGGTTTAAATTCTTAAGGAAGAATTTATTTTTCCACATCGGCTTCGGCCTGTTGTTTCTTGTGCCCTGGATCAATATCCTTTTTCTTTCATTTGCCCCGGTAGGCGCTACCTTATATTATATAGATAAAGACAAAAAAACGCATGACGGTAGAATTAATTTGTAA
- a CDS encoding methylenetetrahydrofolate reductase C-terminal domain-containing protein gives MITAEQKPLQEILGYIAPYEKILVVGCNECVTVCAAGGRKEVGLLSSAIRLNSAKEGKKIEVLEHTLERQCDPEYVDQLAEFSGKVDAVVSLACGCGVQTVAAQYPIPVFPGVNTTFMGASESQGIWVERCMGCGDCMLGITGGICPVVRCSKSIMNGPCGGSVGGKCEISPDVDCAWQLIWDRLVELGLQDRYEDLVAAKDWRPAGGGGPRKIIREDLASSKIITEDNA, from the coding sequence ATGATAACAGCAGAACAAAAACCCCTGCAGGAAATTCTCGGGTACATTGCGCCCTATGAAAAAATACTTGTGGTCGGCTGTAACGAATGTGTTACCGTTTGTGCAGCAGGCGGCAGAAAAGAGGTGGGGCTTCTGTCTTCCGCCATTCGCCTGAACAGTGCCAAAGAGGGTAAAAAGATTGAGGTTTTGGAACACACCCTGGAACGCCAATGCGATCCGGAATATGTTGACCAGCTCGCGGAATTCTCCGGCAAAGTGGACGCCGTTGTTTCCCTGGCCTGTGGCTGCGGGGTTCAGACCGTTGCTGCCCAGTATCCCATTCCGGTTTTTCCAGGAGTCAATACCACGTTCATGGGCGCGTCCGAAAGCCAGGGTATCTGGGTCGAGCGCTGTATGGGTTGTGGTGACTGCATGCTGGGGATCACCGGCGGCATCTGTCCCGTTGTACGTTGTTCAAAAAGCATCATGAACGGCCCCTGCGGCGGCTCGGTTGGCGGGAAATGTGAGATCAGCCCGGATGTGGATTGTGCATGGCAATTGATCTGGGATCGCCTGGTTGAACTGGGTCTACAGGATCGGTATGAAGACCTTGTTGCGGCAAAGGACTGGCGGCCTGCAGGCGGCGGCGGACCTAGAAAAATTATCCGGGAGGACTTGGCATCATCCAAAATTATCACGGAGGACAATGCATAA